One genomic segment of Occultella kanbiaonis includes these proteins:
- a CDS encoding SprT-like domain-containing protein — protein sequence MDLSDADALGRELMAEHGLTGWTFGFDNAKRRAGACRYDRRRITISRYLTAVHEPTQVRDTLLHEIAHAMAGHGAGHGPHWRRIALSIGCTAHRRVPAGAGEVPAPWVGICPAGHEHARFRRPTRALACGRCSPRFSAAHLIVWQRRDANVRR from the coding sequence ATGGATCTCAGCGATGCCGACGCGCTCGGCCGCGAACTCATGGCCGAGCACGGCCTGACCGGTTGGACCTTCGGGTTCGACAATGCCAAGCGCCGCGCCGGTGCCTGCCGCTACGACCGCCGTCGGATCACGATCAGCCGGTACCTGACCGCGGTGCACGAACCCACGCAGGTGCGCGACACCCTGCTGCACGAGATCGCCCATGCGATGGCGGGCCACGGGGCCGGCCACGGGCCGCACTGGCGCCGGATCGCCCTCTCGATCGGGTGCACCGCGCATCGCCGGGTGCCGGCCGGGGCCGGCGAGGTGCCCGCACCCTGGGTCGGGATCTGCCCGGCCGGGCACGAGCACGCCCGGTTCCGGCGCCCCACCCGGGCCCTGGCCTGTGGACGGTGCTCGCCCAGGTTCTCCGCGGCGCACCTGATCGTCTGGCAACGGCGGGACGCGAACGTGCGGCGCTAG
- a CDS encoding DUF998 domain-containing protein gives MRRTLGGLAYLAGLLYPVVEVVAASAWANGYSWSSNFISDLGLTQCVDLARGHVCSPQHLVFNTAFVLLGVLVALGSIALAPILTSRWRRPVLAVALLHAAGVVMVGLFPGSVIEAIGGDSRQMALHSAGTLAAIGGGNLLMLLAAVASWHTWKGYAVASASLLCVGLVGISLDTLGLDTHGPGAVQRITAYPVLAWLVLTGAAVLIGRPPLPSTSRGRARER, from the coding sequence ATGCGGCGCACCCTTGGTGGTCTCGCGTATCTCGCGGGCCTGCTCTACCCCGTGGTCGAGGTGGTCGCGGCGAGCGCCTGGGCGAACGGCTACAGCTGGTCGTCCAACTTCATCAGCGACCTCGGCCTCACCCAGTGCGTGGACCTCGCACGGGGCCACGTGTGCTCGCCCCAGCACCTCGTGTTCAACACCGCATTCGTGCTCCTGGGCGTCCTTGTCGCGCTCGGTTCGATCGCCCTCGCGCCGATCCTCACGTCACGATGGCGGCGGCCGGTGCTCGCGGTCGCACTACTGCACGCGGCGGGGGTAGTAATGGTCGGCCTGTTCCCCGGGTCGGTCATCGAGGCGATCGGCGGAGATTCCCGCCAGATGGCGTTGCACTCGGCAGGTACCCTGGCCGCGATCGGCGGCGGGAACCTGCTGATGCTCCTCGCCGCCGTGGCGAGCTGGCACACCTGGAAGGGTTACGCCGTCGCCTCCGCATCGCTCCTCTGCGTGGGGCTGGTCGGCATCTCGCTCGACACGCTCGGGCTCGATACTCACGGCCCGGGCGCCGTACAACGCATCACGGCGTACCCAGTCCTCGCGTGGCTTGTTCTCACCGGAGCGGCGGTGCTCATCGGCCGGCCTCCGCTCCCCAGCACCTCGCGAGGCCGGGCGCGCGAGCGCTGA
- a CDS encoding FAD-binding and (Fe-S)-binding domain-containing protein: MTVSTEPLEEVRRAAGAQAWSERAADLAVMAHDASHYLLRPQAVLTPGSLPELVAALVAANDAGQSVTFRAGGTSLSGQAGGSGVLIDVRRHLAEVEVLDGGARVRCGPGAVLRRVNVTLARYGRKLGPDPASEIACTIGGVVANNSSGMTSSLTATAYRTLSSMQFVLPSGTTIDTARPDADARLRALEPELHAGLVRLRDTVRADPRLRAIVTHQFSMKNTMGYGLNALLDHDRPADILAHLMIGSEGTLGYVASVVLDTVPVLARAATSLLVFDSIERATDALPALLGAGARAVELMDAASLRVAQTDRGAPAAIASIPVVDHTALLVEFQAPDAAALAELTGPADPVIRGLDLSAPAALTQNPTERAGLWAVRKGLYAAVAGARPQGTTNLLEDVAVPAEVLTETVRGLGALLARHGYDDAVTFGHARDANLHFMINPHLDDPRELATYEAFTEDLVDLILGANGTLKAEHGTGRIMSAYVRRQYGDELYEVMTELKRLCDPRGILNPGVLLDDDPRAHLDNLKTVTGVDPAVDSCVECGFCEPGCPSRNTTTTPRQRIILMREIAAAGPDRRAELEAAFSYDAVQTCAADSLCVTACPVKIDTGKVMKSVRAAGHGPAAQRAGAAATGAWAAATSGLRLGLTVAGAVPSSLLAGATTAARTVLPHELVPQLGAGLPGPGSARSKLADLPAVGGSPAGRGPKAVDGGPSVSGSALADLVFFPSCTGAMFGPEGRGEGAAAAFLTLCERAGLRAVLPDGVDGLCCGTPWESKGFVDGQAAMAARVFDGVWAATDDGRRPLVCDASSCTHGLDGLAAHLDPMRAARWDTLELLDTVTYARRELLPRIEVPAGQELASLAVHPTCSTVHLGATDDLVAVAGAVARDVRVPDDWGCCGFAGDRGLLHPELTAGATEAEAAEIKRLEAANGPFAGYASCNRTCEMGMTRATGRPYRHVLELLEEVTRPVGSQPITYGRQRPVPRD; the protein is encoded by the coding sequence ATGACCGTCAGCACGGAACCGCTCGAGGAGGTGCGGCGTGCCGCGGGCGCCCAGGCGTGGAGCGAGCGGGCCGCGGATCTCGCCGTGATGGCGCACGACGCCTCGCACTACCTGCTCCGACCGCAGGCGGTGCTCACCCCGGGCTCTCTGCCCGAGCTGGTCGCGGCCCTGGTGGCCGCGAACGACGCCGGGCAGAGCGTCACGTTCCGAGCCGGCGGCACGTCGCTGTCCGGGCAGGCCGGTGGCTCCGGGGTACTCATCGACGTGCGTCGTCACCTTGCCGAGGTGGAGGTGCTCGACGGCGGAGCCCGGGTCCGGTGTGGACCGGGGGCCGTACTGCGGCGCGTCAACGTGACGCTCGCCCGGTACGGGCGCAAGCTCGGCCCCGACCCCGCCAGCGAGATCGCCTGCACCATCGGCGGCGTGGTGGCGAACAACTCCTCCGGGATGACCAGCTCGCTCACGGCCACGGCCTACCGGACGCTGAGCTCGATGCAGTTCGTGCTGCCCTCCGGGACCACGATCGACACCGCCCGGCCGGACGCGGACGCGCGCCTGCGCGCCCTCGAGCCCGAGCTGCACGCCGGCCTGGTCCGGCTCCGGGACACCGTGCGCGCGGACCCGCGGCTGCGCGCCATCGTCACCCACCAGTTCTCGATGAAGAACACGATGGGCTACGGCCTGAACGCCCTGCTCGACCACGACCGGCCGGCCGACATCCTCGCGCATCTCATGATCGGCTCCGAGGGCACCCTCGGCTACGTCGCCTCCGTGGTGCTGGACACCGTCCCGGTCCTGGCCAGGGCCGCCACCAGCCTGCTCGTGTTCGACTCCATCGAGCGGGCCACCGACGCGCTGCCGGCGCTCCTCGGGGCCGGCGCCCGCGCCGTCGAGCTCATGGACGCGGCGTCGCTGCGGGTGGCGCAGACGGACCGCGGCGCCCCGGCCGCGATCGCGTCGATCCCCGTCGTGGACCACACGGCGCTGCTCGTGGAGTTCCAGGCGCCCGACGCCGCGGCGCTCGCCGAGCTCACCGGGCCGGCGGACCCGGTGATCCGGGGCCTCGACCTCAGCGCTCCGGCCGCCCTCACCCAGAACCCCACCGAGCGGGCCGGCCTGTGGGCCGTGCGCAAGGGCCTGTACGCGGCAGTCGCCGGGGCCCGGCCACAGGGCACCACGAACCTGCTCGAGGACGTCGCCGTGCCGGCGGAGGTCCTCACCGAGACGGTCCGTGGGCTCGGCGCCCTGCTCGCCCGGCACGGCTACGACGACGCGGTCACGTTCGGGCATGCCCGGGACGCGAACCTGCACTTCATGATCAACCCGCACCTGGACGACCCTCGCGAGCTCGCCACCTACGAGGCGTTCACCGAGGACCTCGTGGACCTCATCCTCGGCGCGAACGGCACCCTCAAGGCCGAGCACGGCACCGGGCGGATCATGTCCGCCTACGTACGCCGTCAGTACGGGGACGAGCTGTACGAGGTGATGACCGAGCTCAAGCGGCTCTGCGACCCGCGCGGGATCCTCAACCCCGGGGTGCTCCTGGACGACGACCCGCGCGCACACCTGGACAACCTGAAGACCGTGACGGGAGTCGACCCCGCCGTCGACTCCTGCGTGGAGTGCGGGTTCTGCGAGCCGGGTTGCCCGTCGCGCAACACCACGACCACCCCCCGGCAGCGGATCATCCTGATGCGGGAGATCGCCGCCGCCGGACCCGATCGCCGCGCCGAGCTCGAGGCAGCGTTCTCCTACGACGCGGTGCAGACCTGCGCCGCGGACTCCCTGTGCGTCACGGCCTGCCCGGTCAAGATCGACACCGGCAAAGTGATGAAGTCCGTCCGCGCCGCCGGCCACGGACCCGCCGCCCAGCGAGCGGGTGCTGCCGCGACTGGGGCCTGGGCCGCGGCAACATCCGGGCTGCGCCTTGGCCTGACCGTCGCGGGCGCCGTGCCGTCGTCGCTGCTCGCCGGCGCCACGACCGCCGCGCGGACCGTGCTGCCGCACGAACTCGTCCCGCAACTCGGCGCCGGCCTGCCCGGCCCGGGCTCGGCCCGGTCGAAGCTGGCGGACCTGCCCGCCGTGGGCGGCTCACCCGCCGGACGTGGTCCGAAAGCGGTCGACGGCGGCCCCTCGGTCTCCGGCTCGGCGCTCGCAGACCTGGTCTTCTTCCCGTCCTGTACCGGGGCGATGTTCGGTCCCGAGGGGCGTGGCGAGGGTGCCGCCGCGGCGTTCCTCACGTTGTGTGAGCGGGCGGGTCTTCGGGCCGTGCTGCCCGACGGCGTCGACGGCCTCTGCTGCGGCACCCCGTGGGAGTCGAAGGGCTTCGTCGACGGGCAGGCGGCCATGGCGGCGCGCGTGTTCGACGGCGTGTGGGCTGCGACCGACGACGGCCGTCGCCCGCTCGTCTGCGACGCGTCGTCCTGCACGCACGGCCTGGACGGCCTGGCCGCGCACCTGGACCCGATGCGAGCGGCACGCTGGGACACCCTCGAGCTGCTCGACACCGTCACCTACGCCCGCCGGGAGCTGCTGCCCCGGATCGAGGTGCCGGCCGGCCAGGAACTGGCAAGCCTCGCCGTGCACCCGACCTGCTCCACCGTGCATCTGGGTGCCACCGACGACCTCGTCGCCGTGGCGGGTGCGGTCGCCCGCGACGTGCGGGTCCCGGATGACTGGGGCTGCTGCGGCTTCGCCGGGGACCGCGGCCTCCTACACCCCGAACTCACCGCCGGTGCCACCGAGGCCGAGGCCGCCGAGATCAAGCGCCTCGAGGCCGCGAACGGGCCATTCGCCGGCTACGCCTCGTGCAACCGCACCTGCGAGATGGGCATGACCCGGGCGACCGGGCGGCCCTACCGGCACGTGCTGGAGCTCCTGGAAGAGGTCACCCGCCCGGTCGGTTCGCAGCCGATCACGTACGGTCGGCAGCGTCCGGTGCCCAGAGACTGA
- a CDS encoding protein-L-isoaspartate O-methyltransferase family protein, whose protein sequence is MDGSAHAVVAAAMRSVSRADFLPAAQRRNTGLDQPLHLADGQTCSQPTTVRIMLELLAVVPGQRVLDVGSGSGWTTALLAHLVGSTGQVDGVELRPQLAEFGRENVARAGITHAQVHVAVDGVLGWPWRAPYDRILVSAEARKVPRALAEQLADGGRMIIPVRGRMTIVTMADGVPSAEQAPGTYRFVPLIEPKQR, encoded by the coding sequence ATGGATGGCTCGGCGCACGCGGTCGTCGCCGCCGCGATGCGGTCCGTCTCGCGCGCGGACTTCCTGCCCGCGGCCCAGCGCCGCAACACCGGCCTGGACCAACCACTGCACCTGGCCGACGGTCAGACCTGCTCCCAGCCCACGACGGTGCGGATCATGCTCGAGCTGCTCGCCGTGGTACCGGGCCAGCGGGTGCTGGACGTCGGCAGCGGGTCCGGGTGGACGACGGCGCTCCTGGCCCACCTGGTCGGCTCGACCGGCCAGGTCGACGGCGTGGAGCTGCGCCCGCAGCTGGCCGAGTTCGGGCGGGAGAACGTGGCCCGGGCCGGCATCACCCATGCCCAGGTCCATGTGGCTGTCGACGGTGTGCTCGGCTGGCCGTGGCGTGCGCCGTACGACCGGATCCTGGTCTCCGCGGAGGCGCGGAAGGTCCCCCGCGCGCTGGCCGAGCAGCTCGCCGACGGTGGCCGGATGATCATTCCCGTCCGAGGCCGGATGACGATCGTCACGATGGCCGACGGCGTCCCTTCCGCCGAGCAGGCACCCGGCACCTACCGCTTCGTGCCGCTCATCGAACCGAAGCAGAGGTGA
- a CDS encoding NUDIX hydrolase, with protein sequence MTDRFQVVPAAYVLLRRETSTGEEVLLSLRRGTGYMDEHWAHAAAGHVEADESVHAAAIREAREELGITVAEPDLEPLCTMHRTHGNGRAIDERVDFFFSCRSWSGDPSLMEADKAAELAWFPLDALPEPVVPHELAVLESIRTGTLTPIMVYGFGGSAN encoded by the coding sequence GTGACCGATCGCTTCCAGGTGGTGCCCGCCGCCTACGTCCTGCTCCGCCGCGAGACTTCCACCGGTGAGGAGGTGCTGCTGTCCCTGCGACGCGGCACCGGCTACATGGACGAGCACTGGGCCCACGCGGCTGCGGGGCACGTCGAGGCGGATGAGTCGGTGCACGCGGCCGCCATCAGGGAGGCCCGGGAGGAGCTCGGGATCACGGTCGCCGAGCCGGACCTCGAACCTCTGTGCACCATGCACCGCACGCACGGGAACGGCCGCGCGATCGACGAGCGCGTCGACTTCTTCTTCTCCTGCCGTAGCTGGTCCGGCGACCCGTCGCTGATGGAGGCGGACAAGGCCGCCGAGCTCGCCTGGTTCCCGCTGGATGCGCTGCCCGAGCCCGTGGTGCCGCACGAACTGGCCGTCCTTGAGTCCATCCGGACCGGCACCCTGACGCCGATCATGGTGTACGGGTTCGGGGGTAGCGCGAACTGA
- a CDS encoding carbohydrate ABC transporter permease → MTLAATVVMIVIGLAFVIPLLWVVLASFDTQASLAVSWPAEWSLGNFQAIWNSETTFRPLTNSLILCGGATVVTMTAAVLCAYPFSRYRFRAKRPLLLTIIFATGLPITAIMIPVYSLFVRVNLIDSMVGAILFLGASALPYAIFLTKGFIDAVPIQIEESAWTEGAGMLRTLWSVVIPLMRSGLAVATIFTFVGMWGNFFVPFMLLLSPDQLPAAVTLYTFSSQYGQVAYGQLAAFSIFYSLPVVVLYLFMGRSLGTGFAAAGGIKG, encoded by the coding sequence ATGACCCTGGCCGCGACGGTCGTGATGATCGTCATCGGTCTCGCGTTCGTGATCCCACTGCTGTGGGTGGTCCTCGCCTCGTTCGACACCCAGGCCAGCCTCGCCGTGAGCTGGCCTGCCGAGTGGAGTCTGGGTAACTTCCAGGCGATCTGGAACTCCGAGACGACGTTCCGGCCGCTGACGAACTCGCTGATCCTGTGCGGCGGTGCGACCGTGGTGACGATGACGGCGGCCGTGCTGTGCGCTTACCCCTTCTCCCGGTACCGGTTCCGGGCGAAGAGGCCGCTCCTGCTGACGATCATCTTCGCCACCGGGCTGCCCATCACAGCGATCATGATCCCGGTCTACTCGCTGTTCGTCCGGGTGAACCTGATCGATTCGATGGTCGGCGCGATCCTGTTCCTGGGTGCCTCGGCACTGCCTTACGCGATCTTCCTCACCAAGGGATTCATCGATGCGGTGCCGATCCAGATCGAGGAGAGCGCATGGACGGAGGGCGCCGGGATGCTCCGCACCTTGTGGTCGGTCGTGATCCCGCTGATGCGCTCGGGCCTCGCGGTCGCCACCATCTTCACCTTCGTGGGCATGTGGGGGAACTTCTTCGTGCCGTTCATGTTGCTCCTGAGCCCGGACCAACTGCCTGCCGCCGTCACCCTCTACACGTTCTCGTCGCAGTACGGGCAGGTCGCCTACGGGCAACTCGCGGCCTTCTCGATCTTCTACTCCCTGCCGGTGGTCGTGCTGTACCTCTTCATGGGCCGCAGCCTGGGCACCGGCTTCGCCGCCGCCGGCGGCATCAAGGGGTGA
- a CDS encoding class I SAM-dependent methyltransferase, giving the protein MKNRSSMTEHALSFDRAAAVYAATRPSYPSAAVDWLVPETAERVLDLAAGTGKLTRLLVDRGGLEVVAVDPSPNMLGELHVHVPGVPTFVGTAEDLPLPDNAVDAVTVAQAWHWVDPAAAVPEIARVLRPGGTLGLVWNSRDESVAWVAEFGDILARLHERDEQEVAPHISAPFGPVESLRIPWQQTLTAAGLLDLVRSRSYFITATPEQQADVLGAVGDLLAGHPELAGRENIELPYLADCFRTRLAG; this is encoded by the coding sequence GTGAAAAACCGCAGTTCGATGACCGAACACGCCCTGTCCTTCGACCGGGCGGCCGCGGTGTATGCGGCGACCCGGCCCTCCTATCCGTCGGCCGCCGTCGACTGGCTGGTGCCGGAGACCGCGGAGCGGGTCCTCGACCTGGCGGCGGGCACCGGCAAACTGACCCGGCTCCTGGTCGACCGCGGCGGCTTGGAAGTGGTGGCCGTGGACCCGTCGCCGAACATGCTCGGCGAGTTGCACGTGCACGTGCCCGGTGTGCCCACGTTCGTGGGGACCGCCGAGGACCTCCCGCTCCCGGACAACGCGGTGGACGCGGTGACCGTGGCGCAGGCCTGGCACTGGGTGGACCCGGCCGCCGCGGTACCCGAGATCGCGCGGGTGCTGCGGCCCGGCGGCACGCTCGGCCTGGTCTGGAACTCCCGCGACGAGTCGGTGGCGTGGGTGGCCGAGTTCGGCGACATCCTGGCCCGGCTGCACGAACGCGACGAGCAGGAGGTCGCACCGCACATCAGCGCCCCGTTCGGGCCCGTCGAGAGCCTCCGCATCCCGTGGCAGCAGACGCTGACCGCTGCAGGCCTCCTGGACCTGGTCCGCTCGCGCAGCTACTTCATCACCGCGACACCGGAGCAGCAGGCGGACGTCCTCGGCGCGGTCGGGGACCTGCTCGCGGGCCACCCGGAGCTCGCCGGCCGGGAGAACATCGAGCTGCCGTACCTGGCCGACTGCTTCCGCACCCGCCTGGCCGGCTGA
- a CDS encoding carbohydrate ABC transporter permease — translation MSATATSERTATAAAPKKKGRTPLGNGLTTRRAIPMAPALILLLLFMAGPILYSLYLAFTDNAIRGEGAAETSFVGFDNFAEAFGDSAFWNSVGLTIVFTVVSAVIGQNCLGMLLALLMEKSHRVVTFVVTSIVIAAWILPEVVAGYLLYTFFADEGSLNAIITSLGLPPQEMLFALPILAVSFANVWRGTAFSMLVYSAALGAIPSDIYESAAIDGAGPIRRFWSVTIPLMRPAIATNLMLITLQTLSVFGLIFIMTGGGPAQRSQTLPLYMYEQAFSYGQLGYGTAVALLLLGIGALASIGYLRLLPEEEKR, via the coding sequence ATGAGCGCGACCGCGACGAGCGAGCGCACCGCGACGGCGGCCGCGCCCAAGAAGAAGGGCCGCACCCCGCTGGGCAACGGGCTGACCACGAGGCGGGCGATCCCGATGGCCCCAGCCCTCATCCTGCTGCTGCTGTTCATGGCCGGCCCGATCCTCTACTCCCTGTATCTCGCCTTCACCGACAACGCGATCCGCGGTGAAGGAGCGGCCGAGACCTCATTCGTCGGCTTCGACAACTTCGCCGAGGCGTTCGGTGACAGTGCATTCTGGAACTCGGTCGGGCTGACCATCGTGTTCACCGTGGTGTCCGCCGTGATCGGACAGAACTGCCTGGGCATGCTGCTGGCGCTGTTGATGGAGAAGTCCCACCGCGTCGTCACCTTCGTCGTGACCTCCATCGTGATCGCCGCGTGGATCCTCCCCGAGGTCGTGGCCGGCTACCTGCTCTACACCTTCTTCGCGGACGAGGGCAGCCTGAACGCGATCATCACCTCGCTGGGCCTGCCCCCGCAGGAGATGCTGTTCGCGTTGCCGATCCTCGCGGTGAGCTTCGCCAACGTATGGCGCGGTACGGCCTTCTCCATGCTGGTGTACTCGGCCGCCCTCGGCGCCATCCCCTCGGACATCTACGAATCGGCCGCCATCGACGGCGCCGGGCCGATACGACGGTTCTGGTCGGTGACGATCCCGCTGATGCGCCCGGCCATCGCGACCAACCTGATGCTCATCACCCTGCAGACGCTCTCGGTGTTCGGTCTCATCTTCATCATGACCGGCGGTGGTCCGGCCCAGCGCAGCCAGACGCTACCGCTGTACATGTACGAGCAGGCATTCTCCTACGGCCAGTTGGGCTACGGCACCGCCGTCGCCCTGTTGCTGCTGGGGATCGGGGCGCTCGCCTCCATCGGCTATCTGCGCCTGCTGCCCGAGGAGGAGAAGCGATGA
- a CDS encoding extracellular solute-binding protein: MSIRDPLKEEAFAVNTPTHRRHGPDRRTFLRYAAGVGTVLPLTVLTACGSDSTQDPNVIRIAYQQFGSGTLMEDWINRTAQTYTQEHPERTVELVPIVAAENDYFTKNELLMSSPRTSPDLVYEDTFILLSDVGAGYVQPMTELAEQWEHWEDVAPASRDAVTGEDGEIYAIPTHTDTRAIWYNKEIFAQAGLPEPWEPTTWEEILEAARTIKEQVPEVAPFFIFSGKAQGEKASMQGFEMLLYGTGEGVGLYDADTQKWVVGSQGFLDALTFLRTVFEEELTLPVSRHLDPNIGESIYSTVMPAGELGILLDGSWISQNWVEDAPSPWPEWTETTGLARMPTQNGDGNGWVTLAGGWSWVLPQYCSDTEIAFSFIEALLTTENSVQRAIDDNHITVRADVAAVEEYRTYSPTAEFFTELLEGARYRPALPNYPEVSAAIQDAMEVVMTMAQTPEEAQAAYDQAVIDIVGADNVQEES; encoded by the coding sequence GTGAGCATCCGCGACCCCCTCAAGGAAGAGGCCTTCGCCGTGAACACTCCGACTCACCGTAGGCACGGCCCCGACCGCCGGACGTTCCTGCGCTATGCGGCCGGGGTCGGCACCGTCCTGCCGCTGACGGTGCTGACCGCCTGCGGGTCGGACAGCACCCAGGACCCGAACGTCATCCGGATCGCATACCAGCAGTTCGGATCCGGGACCCTGATGGAGGACTGGATCAATCGCACCGCGCAGACGTACACCCAGGAGCACCCCGAACGCACCGTCGAACTGGTGCCGATCGTGGCGGCGGAGAACGACTACTTCACCAAGAACGAGCTACTGATGTCCTCCCCACGCACCTCACCAGACCTGGTGTACGAGGACACCTTCATCCTGCTCTCCGACGTCGGTGCGGGCTATGTCCAGCCGATGACCGAACTGGCCGAACAGTGGGAGCACTGGGAAGACGTAGCACCCGCGTCGCGGGATGCGGTCACCGGTGAGGACGGGGAGATCTATGCGATACCAACACACACCGACACCCGGGCGATCTGGTACAACAAGGAGATCTTCGCCCAGGCGGGGCTGCCCGAGCCGTGGGAGCCGACCACCTGGGAGGAGATCCTCGAAGCGGCCCGCACCATCAAGGAGCAGGTGCCCGAGGTCGCGCCGTTCTTCATCTTCTCCGGCAAGGCCCAGGGCGAGAAGGCCTCGATGCAGGGCTTCGAGATGCTCCTTTACGGCACCGGCGAGGGTGTCGGCCTCTACGACGCCGACACGCAGAAGTGGGTCGTCGGATCCCAGGGCTTCTTGGACGCGCTCACGTTCCTACGAACGGTGTTCGAGGAGGAGTTGACGCTTCCGGTGTCGCGGCACCTCGACCCCAACATCGGTGAGTCCATCTACAGCACCGTGATGCCCGCGGGCGAGCTCGGGATCCTGCTGGACGGGTCCTGGATCTCCCAGAACTGGGTGGAGGACGCACCGAGCCCGTGGCCGGAGTGGACGGAGACGACGGGCCTGGCGCGGATGCCCACGCAGAACGGGGACGGCAACGGCTGGGTCACCCTCGCCGGCGGCTGGTCCTGGGTGCTACCCCAGTACTGCAGCGACACGGAGATCGCGTTCAGTTTCATCGAGGCGCTGCTGACCACGGAGAACTCCGTGCAGCGCGCCATCGATGACAACCACATCACGGTGCGCGCGGATGTCGCCGCGGTCGAGGAGTACCGCACCTACTCGCCTACTGCGGAGTTCTTCACCGAACTGCTCGAGGGTGCGCGATACCGACCGGCGCTGCCGAACTACCCGGAGGTGTCCGCCGCGATCCAGGACGCGATGGAGGTCGTGATGACCATGGCGCAGACGCCGGAGGAGGCTCAGGCGGCATACGACCAGGCCGTCATCGACATCGTCGGCGCCGACAACGTGCAGGAGGAGTCCTGA